Proteins encoded together in one Prochlorococcus marinus str. MIT 9211 window:
- a CDS encoding MBL fold metallo-hydrolase: MTKIKNRLKSNSPGPFFVNSSCIDCGSCWQLDPEHFAQTGSSSCVHTQPKGQQEIAQAYLALIDCPVAAICAPKELTANLSADAFPIMVTKHSAGDVYYCGWSSKRSFGASSWLILGKKGNVLIDSPRWSAPLAKKIKKMGGINTIVLTHRDDVADHANWAKAFNCARWIHQDDADAAPEAEKQVKGLDALPLGEHLTLIPTPGHTKGSMVAVLGDQQQILFSGDHLWWNKEREAIVASKDYCWWDWSEQLKSVKRLLDLKISWLLPGHGSAHQFMPGQWKEALEKTLRHAERTSPNSNIEDFT; this comes from the coding sequence ATGACTAAGATCAAAAATCGACTAAAAAGTAATTCACCTGGTCCATTTTTTGTTAATTCAAGTTGTATTGATTGTGGGAGTTGCTGGCAGTTAGATCCGGAACACTTTGCACAGACTGGTAGCAGCTCTTGTGTTCACACTCAGCCAAAAGGACAACAAGAAATTGCTCAAGCTTATTTAGCTCTAATCGACTGTCCTGTAGCAGCAATCTGCGCTCCAAAAGAGTTGACAGCAAACTTATCTGCTGATGCGTTCCCGATAATGGTTACTAAGCATTCTGCTGGAGATGTCTATTACTGTGGCTGGAGTTCCAAGCGTAGCTTTGGTGCTAGTAGCTGGCTTATTCTTGGTAAAAAAGGCAACGTACTTATCGACTCTCCGCGCTGGAGTGCTCCACTTGCTAAAAAAATTAAAAAGATGGGCGGCATTAATACCATAGTTCTAACTCATCGAGATGATGTAGCAGACCACGCTAATTGGGCCAAAGCTTTTAACTGTGCAAGGTGGATTCACCAAGATGATGCAGACGCAGCACCTGAAGCAGAAAAGCAAGTCAAAGGACTAGACGCTCTTCCCCTGGGAGAACACCTCACGCTAATTCCAACGCCTGGCCATACAAAAGGTTCTATGGTCGCTGTACTTGGCGATCAACAGCAAATTCTTTTTAGTGGAGATCACCTTTGGTGGAATAAGGAAAGGGAAGCGATAGTTGCATCAAAAGACTATTGCTGGTGGGATTGGAGCGAGCAATTGAAATCAGTAAAAAGACTTCTAGATCTAAAAATCAGCTGGTTATTACCTGGCCATGGCTCTGCCCATCAATTCATGCCTGGACAATGGAAGGAGGCTCTAGAAAAAACATTGCGACATGCAGAAAGAACAAGCCCAAATTCAAATATTGAAGATTTTACTTGA
- a CDS encoding adenine phosphoribosyltransferase — MMSNYLSQLISQHKDFPKKGIVFKDVLPLLQHPNELEGLIQGMSTGQIFESSDAIVSIDARGFIFGTAISMKLSKPMIVARKPGKLPGELITHSYELEYGQNSLSIQKKAIENYQSFVIVDDLLATGGTAMCVSEMLKEAGKDITGLSVVVELGQLNARAYLPFPVESQIIF; from the coding sequence ATGATGTCAAATTATCTTAGCCAACTAATCAGTCAACATAAAGACTTTCCTAAGAAAGGAATTGTCTTCAAAGATGTTTTACCACTTCTACAACATCCAAATGAATTAGAGGGGCTAATTCAGGGCATGTCTACAGGTCAAATATTTGAATCATCAGATGCAATTGTCTCCATTGATGCAAGAGGTTTTATTTTTGGAACTGCAATATCAATGAAATTATCTAAACCAATGATTGTTGCCAGGAAACCTGGCAAGTTACCTGGGGAACTTATAACGCATTCCTATGAACTGGAATATGGCCAGAACTCACTTTCAATCCAAAAAAAAGCAATAGAAAATTACCAGTCATTTGTAATTGTTGATGATTTATTAGCTACTGGTGGGACAGCAATGTGCGTTTCAGAAATGCTGAAAGAGGCAGGCAAAGACATAACAGGTTTATCAGTGGTTGTTGAGTTGGGCCAACTCAACGCTAGAGCTTATCTACCATTCCCTGTAGAATCACAAATAATTTTCTAG
- a CDS encoding high light inducible protein: protein MTPQAEKLNGWAAMLGFVAAFGAYVTTGQIIPGVF, encoded by the coding sequence ATGACTCCTCAAGCAGAAAAACTTAATGGCTGGGCAGCAATGCTTGGTTTTGTTGCAGCCTTTGGCGCATATGTCACTACAGGCCAAATTATTCCTGGAGTTTTTTGA
- a CDS encoding ABC transporter permease subunit, protein MERRKAIVLQGAICAGIFLILAILINNLSVNLLRAGLGINFGWLLRPAGFALAEHSLKYSPSDSYLWAIFMGWLNSLKVIFASLLIATIIGFLVGIARTGNNILIGLLSSAYVSLIRQIPLLLQLMFWYFVGFLSISNSFYPINNIVEISNQGLIFLGFNFSAEFSALLLGLSVFTGAYISEVVRGGIQSVAKGQWEAFRSLGLSETAGLYKVIMPQALPAILPGLTSQYLNLAKNSTLAIAVGYADIYAISDTVITQTGRAVEGFILLLTGFLFLNLIISNLMEIINTLILKFIKR, encoded by the coding sequence TTGGAAAGAAGAAAAGCTATCGTTTTGCAAGGGGCTATATGTGCCGGAATTTTTCTAATATTAGCGATTTTAATCAATAACCTTTCAGTAAATCTTTTGAGAGCAGGCCTTGGTATTAACTTTGGTTGGTTGCTTCGTCCGGCTGGGTTCGCATTAGCTGAGCACTCCTTGAAATACTCACCATCTGATAGCTATTTATGGGCGATATTTATGGGCTGGTTAAATAGTTTAAAAGTTATCTTTGCTTCTTTGCTAATAGCTACTATTATAGGATTTCTAGTAGGTATTGCAAGGACAGGTAATAACATTTTAATTGGCTTACTTTCGTCAGCTTATGTAAGCTTAATTCGACAAATACCTCTTTTGTTGCAGCTTATGTTTTGGTATTTTGTAGGTTTCTTAAGTATTAGCAATTCATTTTATCCTATTAATAATATCGTGGAAATATCTAACCAAGGCCTTATCTTTTTAGGCTTTAATTTCTCGGCTGAGTTCTCAGCTTTGTTATTGGGACTAAGTGTTTTTACTGGTGCTTATATATCTGAAGTCGTTAGAGGAGGTATTCAGTCTGTTGCTAAGGGGCAATGGGAGGCTTTCAGAAGCCTTGGCTTGTCTGAGACTGCAGGCTTGTATAAAGTTATAATGCCTCAAGCACTACCTGCAATATTGCCAGGGTTGACAAGTCAATATTTAAATCTTGCAAAAAATAGTACTTTAGCAATAGCTGTTGGCTATGCTGATATTTATGCAATAAGTGATACAGTTATAACTCAAACTGGTAGAGCTGTTGAGGGATTTATTTTACTTTTAACAGGGTTCTTATTTTTAAACCTTATTATAAGTAATCTAATGGAGATAATTAATACTTTAATTCTCAAATTTATAAAGCGCTAA
- a CDS encoding CobW family GTP-binding protein — protein MSNESNVENNLQGIPVTILTGFLGAGKTTLLNHILTSQEKLKTAVLVNEFGEIGIDNDLIVKTGEDIIELTNGCICCTINGELLEAINKILDTNKDVEYIVVETTGLADPLPVAMTINDVRDKLRLDSIITLIDADNFNDDILDSQIARSQIIYGDILLINKCDLVSEERLADIESKLSTIKTDPRLLRSINANVPLALFLSVGLFQSDLIANNLTKHEHEHEHEHEHEHEHEHEHEHGENSIEGYTSFSFQTYHPFSLRSFQNFLDNQLPSTVYRAKGLLWFTESEITHIFHLSGKRFTLDDTERVVKRENKIVLIGKDIQHEELKRQLEACIDSRK, from the coding sequence ATGTCTAACGAATCTAATGTAGAGAATAATTTGCAAGGCATTCCTGTCACAATTTTGACAGGGTTCCTTGGAGCAGGTAAAACAACTCTTCTCAATCATATTTTAACTAGTCAAGAAAAACTAAAAACAGCAGTTTTGGTAAATGAGTTTGGCGAAATAGGGATAGACAATGACTTAATTGTGAAAACTGGTGAAGACATTATTGAGCTTACAAATGGATGCATTTGCTGCACAATTAACGGCGAACTATTAGAAGCTATCAATAAAATATTAGATACTAATAAAGATGTTGAATACATAGTAGTTGAGACTACTGGACTAGCGGATCCTTTGCCAGTAGCAATGACAATTAATGATGTCAGGGACAAGCTAAGACTTGACTCTATTATTACATTAATTGATGCAGATAATTTTAATGATGATATTTTAGATAGCCAGATTGCTCGTTCTCAGATTATATATGGGGATATTCTATTGATCAATAAATGTGACCTAGTTTCAGAGGAAAGATTGGCCGATATCGAGTCAAAGTTATCTACAATCAAAACAGATCCAAGACTTCTCAGAAGTATTAATGCGAATGTGCCTTTAGCTTTATTCCTAAGCGTAGGGTTATTCCAGTCAGATCTTATAGCTAACAATCTGACTAAACATGAGCATGAGCATGAGCATGAGCATGAGCATGAGCATGAGCATGAGCATGAGCATGAGCATGGTGAGAATTCTATAGAAGGTTATACTTCATTCTCATTTCAAACGTATCATCCATTTTCTCTAAGAAGTTTTCAGAATTTCTTAGATAATCAATTGCCCTCTACTGTCTATCGAGCCAAAGGTTTACTTTGGTTTACAGAAAGTGAAATAACTCATATATTTCATTTGTCAGGGAAAAGATTCACTCTTGATGATACAGAAAGGGTAGTCAAAAGAGAAAATAAGATTGTTCTTATAGGCAAAGATATTCAACATGAAGAATTAAAAAGACAACTGGAAGCTTGTATAGATTCCAGAAAATAG
- a CDS encoding DUF5989 family protein, with translation MEAFLDLVKDIWDFLKVRKKYWLAPLIITIVLMGTLIVITQGSVVAPFIYSIF, from the coding sequence ATGGAAGCATTTCTTGATCTTGTTAAGGACATCTGGGACTTTTTGAAAGTCCGAAAAAAGTATTGGTTGGCACCATTGATCATTACTATCGTCCTGATGGGGACACTTATTGTGATTACTCAGGGATCAGTAGTTGCACCATTTATCTATTCAATCTTCTAG
- a CDS encoding SxtJ family membrane protein, producing MKEKISTKQLREFGFLIGFGFPALIGWMLPAFVGHEFRAWTLWVGVPGIILGLTAPRLLYYPYKGWMVFGHGLGWVNSHIILGLVFIVVLQPIAYVMRLCGHDPLRRRRKGEETYRENRKGHHTDLTRIF from the coding sequence ATGAAAGAAAAGATTTCTACAAAACAACTCCGCGAATTCGGTTTCCTAATTGGATTCGGATTCCCAGCTCTAATTGGTTGGATGCTGCCCGCTTTTGTGGGGCATGAATTCAGAGCATGGACACTTTGGGTAGGCGTGCCAGGGATAATTCTGGGACTGACTGCACCTCGTCTACTTTATTATCCATATAAAGGTTGGATGGTATTTGGGCATGGACTTGGATGGGTTAACAGTCACATTATCCTTGGATTGGTTTTCATTGTTGTTCTTCAACCCATTGCTTATGTAATGCGACTTTGTGGACATGATCCACTAAGACGTCGACGAAAAGGTGAAGAGACTTACAGAGAAAATAGAAAAGGCCACCACACCGACCTCACCCGCATCTTTTGA
- a CDS encoding phosphoribosyltransferase, producing the protein MDNQFSGVYGFPRGGLCLAVALSHSMNIPLLKEMQPGCLVVDDVYETGKTLNRALTIPNTTTFVWHSKVQPTWWNAVELSHADEWLVFPWENKDQAEADMKAYKISRGLAL; encoded by the coding sequence ATGGACAATCAGTTCTCTGGAGTATATGGCTTCCCTAGAGGTGGACTTTGTCTAGCAGTTGCACTCAGCCATTCAATGAATATTCCCTTATTAAAAGAAATGCAACCTGGTTGCCTTGTTGTTGATGATGTATATGAAACAGGGAAAACTCTTAATCGAGCGCTAACAATACCCAATACAACTACTTTTGTTTGGCACAGTAAGGTCCAGCCGACATGGTGGAATGCTGTAGAGCTCTCTCATGCAGATGAATGGCTTGTTTTCCCATGGGAAAACAAGGACCAGGCTGAGGCAGATATGAAGGCTTATAAAATATCGAGAGGCTTAGCTTTATGA
- a CDS encoding DUP family protein, protein MNSKCMTSKGGFDPLTNYTEEQLSEFVKANDALEKEEAKIINDEIVEEAKKISEKKPMRRLRKSPLEILNRSLFILFLGSFLFSFVSVYAISRWWFFWYLISAFSCIMYIPNRRALKELLDAWPNIHDLLNSSMKK, encoded by the coding sequence GTGAATTCAAAATGTATGACTTCTAAAGGAGGCTTTGATCCTTTGACAAATTACACAGAGGAACAACTATCAGAGTTCGTCAAGGCGAATGATGCTTTGGAGAAGGAAGAGGCCAAAATAATAAACGACGAGATAGTGGAAGAAGCAAAAAAAATATCTGAGAAGAAACCTATGAGGCGACTAAGGAAATCGCCACTTGAAATTCTTAACCGATCCTTATTCATTTTATTCTTAGGTAGTTTCCTCTTCTCATTTGTTTCTGTTTATGCCATAAGTCGTTGGTGGTTCTTTTGGTACCTTATTAGTGCATTCTCTTGCATCATGTACATCCCCAACAGAAGAGCTCTGAAGGAATTGCTAGATGCTTGGCCGAATATTCATGATCTATTAAACAGTTCAATGAAGAAATGA
- a CDS encoding EamA family transporter — MLGIVSALGAAGSWTYACYLWRQQAKYFSAAQINITKNIIAFVIFTPVILTFDFQSSFKEILILLLSGIIGISLGDTFYIISLKELGTRRTLTVEAISPILATLLGSILLKEMLAMKVWLGVLLVSMSLIGVALQNTESIQDRKANIDKKKGFTYAFLSILCAVIAATLSRFVLTTSDLNPFQTTEIRLLGSIIGMLPFLSNNFIEPIKTLPLHRQLNILYATFIGTNIGIVLQQNVFRLLPIGLSWTLLSTSPVIALFFSSYEGEKINLQTLLLTLTTVLGIGIVFI; from the coding sequence TTGCTAGGTATTGTTTCTGCCTTAGGAGCAGCTGGTTCTTGGACATACGCGTGTTATTTGTGGAGACAGCAGGCTAAATATTTTTCGGCTGCACAAATAAACATCACGAAAAATATAATTGCTTTCGTTATTTTCACCCCAGTGATATTAACTTTCGACTTTCAATCTAGTTTTAAAGAAATATTGATTCTTTTATTAAGTGGAATCATTGGAATTTCTCTTGGAGATACTTTTTATATAATTTCTTTAAAAGAACTAGGGACACGTCGGACACTTACTGTTGAAGCTATCTCGCCAATTCTTGCGACGCTTTTAGGCTCAATTCTTTTGAAAGAGATGCTTGCTATGAAAGTATGGCTGGGTGTGCTTCTAGTAAGTATGTCTTTGATAGGAGTGGCTCTTCAAAATACAGAAAGTATTCAAGATAGAAAAGCTAATATTGATAAAAAGAAAGGCTTTACTTACGCTTTCCTTTCTATATTATGTGCTGTGATTGCAGCTACATTGTCAAGATTTGTGCTTACTACTTCTGATCTGAATCCATTTCAAACGACGGAAATCAGATTACTTGGGAGCATTATCGGAATGCTTCCTTTCTTAAGTAATAACTTTATTGAGCCTATTAAAACATTGCCTTTACATAGACAGCTCAATATTTTATATGCAACATTTATAGGCACAAATATAGGAATTGTGTTACAGCAAAATGTTTTCAGATTACTCCCTATTGGACTAAGTTGGACCCTTTTAAGCACTTCCCCAGTTATTGCACTTTTCTTTTCAAGTTACGAAGGAGAGAAGATTAATTTGCAAACGTTGCTATTAACGCTAACAACAGTATTGGGAATTGGTATAGTATTTATTTGA
- the folE gene encoding GTP cyclohydrolase I yields the protein MTSTQPNQNINEGHEDQISCKLVSEIIRSRIKSDKVRFHANDNIADYIYPGELETLEKEVASRVRELLKTLLIDVDNDHNTQETAERVSRMYINEVFKGRYHKQPKVTSFPNDKNLDEIYTVGPITVRSACSHHLVPILGDCWIGIKPGEKVIGLSKFARVADWVFSRPHIQEEAVMILADEIENLCEPKGLGIIVKAQHYCMKWRGVKEPDTSMINSVVRGDFRHDPILKQEFFELVRQQSTVGKNY from the coding sequence ATGACTTCTACACAACCAAATCAAAATATTAATGAGGGGCATGAAGATCAAATTTCTTGCAAATTAGTTTCAGAAATAATTCGCTCTCGTATTAAGTCTGACAAAGTTAGATTTCATGCTAATGATAATATCGCAGATTATATCTATCCAGGCGAGTTGGAAACCTTAGAGAAGGAGGTTGCATCTAGAGTAAGAGAATTACTTAAGACACTTTTAATTGATGTAGATAATGACCATAACACTCAAGAAACTGCAGAAAGGGTTTCTAGGATGTATATCAATGAGGTCTTTAAAGGCAGATATCATAAACAACCAAAAGTTACTAGTTTTCCTAATGATAAAAACCTAGATGAAATATATACAGTTGGGCCTATAACAGTCCGCTCAGCTTGCTCTCACCATTTGGTACCAATTTTGGGTGATTGCTGGATAGGAATTAAGCCTGGAGAGAAAGTAATTGGCCTTTCAAAGTTTGCAAGAGTTGCAGATTGGGTTTTTTCGAGGCCTCATATTCAGGAAGAAGCAGTAATGATCCTTGCTGATGAAATTGAAAATTTATGTGAGCCAAAAGGTTTGGGAATTATTGTGAAGGCTCAGCATTACTGTATGAAATGGAGAGGAGTTAAGGAGCCAGACACTAGCATGATTAATTCAGTGGTTAGGGGGGATTTTCGACATGATCCAATCCTTAAACAAGAATTCTTTGAACTAGTTAGGCAACAATCAACTGTTGGCAAGAATTATTAA
- a CDS encoding oxidoreductase — MIWSVDSIPNQEGRIVLVTGANSGLGFDTARFLLNKGAGVILGCRTMQKAELARQKLLEQTPSANIELLEIDLGDLNQVDRAADQIAIKYKKLDLLINNAGVMAPPFTLSKQGLELQFAVNHLSHMALTLKLLPLMSKQDGARVVTVSSGAQYMGKINWNDLQGNNHYDRWASYSQSKLANVMFALELHKRLKKSNCNVASLSSHPGLARTNLQIASVAANGSWQEGFAYKLMGPMFQSSAMGSLPQLLAATDPNAKSGEQYGPRFNFRGYPKLCRVAPLALNMELREKLWELSLKLIRNFIQINSFKEIL; from the coding sequence ATGATCTGGTCAGTCGACTCAATCCCTAATCAAGAAGGTCGCATAGTACTCGTGACTGGAGCTAATAGTGGGCTTGGCTTTGACACTGCAAGATTTTTGCTTAACAAAGGTGCAGGAGTAATTCTTGGCTGTCGTACCATGCAAAAAGCTGAACTAGCTCGGCAGAAGCTTCTTGAGCAAACTCCTTCTGCCAATATTGAATTATTAGAAATAGACCTTGGGGATTTAAATCAAGTAGATAGAGCTGCAGATCAAATCGCTATTAAATATAAAAAATTGGATCTTTTGATTAACAATGCCGGTGTTATGGCTCCACCATTTACCTTGAGCAAACAAGGCTTGGAACTTCAATTTGCTGTAAATCATCTGAGTCATATGGCATTGACTCTTAAATTGTTGCCATTAATGTCCAAACAAGATGGTGCAAGAGTCGTTACCGTATCGTCTGGAGCTCAATATATGGGCAAAATTAATTGGAATGATCTTCAGGGAAATAATCATTATGATCGATGGGCTTCTTATTCTCAAAGTAAATTGGCGAATGTAATGTTCGCTTTAGAACTTCATAAGAGATTAAAGAAATCAAATTGCAATGTTGCCTCGCTTTCTTCGCATCCAGGCTTAGCTCGAACAAACTTGCAGATAGCATCAGTAGCCGCTAATGGATCTTGGCAAGAGGGCTTCGCTTACAAATTAATGGGCCCTATGTTCCAGAGTTCAGCCATGGGGTCTCTTCCTCAACTTCTTGCTGCAACTGATCCGAACGCAAAAAGTGGTGAACAATATGGACCTCGGTTTAATTTCAGAGGTTATCCAAAATTATGTCGTGTAGCACCATTAGCTTTAAATATGGAACTCAGAGAAAAGTTATGGGAATTGAGTTTAAAATTGATAAGAAATTTTATTCAGATAAACTCATTCAAGGAAATTCTCTGA
- a CDS encoding nucleoside 2-deoxyribosyltransferase has protein sequence MTKKTIYLASPYGFSNQWRTKLLPEFVSNLKKLGAEVWEPFARNNQIDFTQPGWAYKVAMADLQDVKESDAIFAIVNGTPPDEGVMVELGAAIALGKPTFLFRDDFRKCTDSEDYPLNLMLFSGLPPEDWQNSFYTSIDEITNPDKALFKWLKDS, from the coding sequence ATGACAAAAAAAACAATCTACTTGGCTTCTCCTTATGGATTTTCCAATCAATGGAGAACAAAGCTTCTCCCAGAGTTTGTATCTAATCTCAAAAAATTAGGTGCTGAGGTCTGGGAACCCTTTGCACGAAATAATCAAATTGATTTTACTCAACCTGGCTGGGCATACAAAGTAGCCATGGCGGATCTTCAAGATGTCAAAGAATCAGATGCCATTTTTGCCATCGTTAATGGGACCCCTCCTGATGAAGGTGTAATGGTTGAACTCGGTGCAGCAATTGCTTTAGGCAAACCAACTTTTCTATTCCGTGATGACTTTAGAAAATGCACAGACTCAGAAGATTACCCATTAAATTTGATGCTTTTTTCTGGTTTGCCACCCGAGGACTGGCAAAATTCATTCTATACATCTATTGATGAGATCACGAATCCTGACAAAGCATTATTCAAATGGTTGAAGGATTCTTAA
- a CDS encoding amino acid ABC transporter ATP-binding protein: MTNHVIKASNLVKVYPKGLRALDDISMAVYKKEVLVIMGPSGSGKSTLIRTFNGLEAFNSGKLEVVGIPLDSAYNERNVREIRKRVGMVFQQFNLFPHLSILENITLAPIQVQKCKRIEAEEDAIHLLEQMGIAQQAMKYPSQLSGGEQQRVAIARSLALKPDLLLFDEPTSALDPERVHEVLDVMRTLAGNGMTMVVVTHEISFAKEVADRVLFMDSGKVIETSTPDTFFSNARHQRSRKFLNQIEK; this comes from the coding sequence ATGACTAATCATGTAATTAAAGCTTCAAATTTAGTGAAAGTTTATCCAAAAGGATTACGAGCGCTTGATGATATTTCCATGGCAGTTTACAAAAAAGAAGTTCTTGTAATTATGGGCCCCTCCGGTTCTGGGAAAAGTACACTTATACGGACATTTAATGGATTAGAAGCTTTTAATTCTGGAAAACTTGAAGTTGTAGGGATCCCCTTGGATTCAGCTTACAATGAACGTAATGTACGTGAAATAAGAAAACGTGTAGGGATGGTTTTTCAGCAATTTAATTTATTCCCTCACCTTTCGATCTTAGAAAATATAACTCTTGCACCTATTCAAGTACAGAAGTGTAAGCGAATAGAAGCTGAAGAAGATGCTATTCACTTGCTTGAACAAATGGGAATAGCTCAGCAGGCGATGAAATACCCAAGTCAACTTAGTGGTGGAGAGCAACAAAGAGTAGCAATAGCAAGATCCTTAGCACTTAAACCCGACTTGCTTTTGTTTGATGAGCCTACTAGTGCTTTAGACCCAGAAAGAGTTCATGAAGTGTTAGATGTGATGCGAACTCTTGCTGGGAATGGAATGACTATGGTTGTGGTAACACATGAGATTAGCTTTGCTAAGGAAGTTGCAGATAGAGTTTTGTTTATGGATTCTGGGAAAGTAATTGAGACATCTACTCCAGATACCTTTTTCTCAAATGCAAGACATCAAAGAAGCAGAAAATTCTTAAATCAAATTGAGAAATGA
- a CDS encoding AbrB family transcriptional regulator — MPSLMTLSIYLLAGATLGSLMLLSGIPAAPLLGAMLGAGLLSISGQLDVAAWPLGTKTVLGIGIGTVIGTGINKGTIEELLVLWKPALVITFSLMITGILVGLFIHRFFGVSTIVALLGAAPGGTIGMSLVGEEFGVGAAVAALHAVRLMTVLFLIPAVVNFFSPLGSVDIPK, encoded by the coding sequence ATGCCTTCTTTAATGACTTTGTCGATATACCTACTTGCTGGTGCAACTTTGGGTTCGTTAATGCTTCTAAGTGGGATCCCTGCCGCACCACTTTTAGGAGCTATGTTAGGTGCTGGCTTGTTAAGCATTAGTGGTCAGCTTGATGTCGCAGCTTGGCCTTTAGGTACTAAAACGGTACTTGGAATAGGGATAGGAACAGTTATTGGTACTGGAATTAATAAAGGGACAATAGAAGAATTGCTAGTGCTTTGGAAACCAGCACTAGTTATAACTTTCAGCTTGATGATAACGGGAATTCTTGTTGGATTATTTATTCATCGATTCTTTGGAGTATCAACAATCGTAGCTCTATTAGGAGCAGCGCCTGGAGGGACTATCGGAATGAGTCTTGTAGGAGAGGAGTTTGGGGTTGGTGCAGCAGTTGCAGCCTTGCATGCTGTCAGATTAATGACAGTTCTTTTTTTGATACCTGCAGTAGTGAATTTTTTCTCTCCATTGGGGAGTGTTGACATTCCCAAATAA
- a CDS encoding amino acid ABC transporter permease produces MNHLSEKINYVRRVGFSNVFDGLITLSFIFCIGFLLKNLLQWLFFRANWTVVTHNLSLYTFGIFPPDQRWRPTLWLFSLLALTTVTLLRPGLPWVRKLIPIAWISAVPVGIYLLSGGLGLLPISSRYWGGLTLTLFLMASSALIAFPLGMIFAIGRQSEHFLIKYLSAIYIDTLRAIPLIAILFFGQLLIPLFLPFGLEINRVLRAVIAFALFVSAYVAEDIRGGLQAIPTSQIEAAKALGLTDFQIKQFIVLPQAITIAIPALANQAIGLLQNTSLMAILGLVELLGISRSILANPEFIGRYVEVYVWLALIYWLVCTVIAILSRHIEQRMKIGKSHS; encoded by the coding sequence ATGAATCACCTATCTGAAAAAATTAATTATGTTAGGAGGGTTGGATTCTCTAATGTATTCGATGGCCTGATAACTCTTTCCTTTATTTTTTGTATTGGCTTTCTCTTGAAAAACTTACTCCAATGGTTATTTTTTCGAGCGAACTGGACAGTAGTCACGCATAACCTTTCGTTATATACCTTTGGGATTTTCCCCCCTGATCAAAGGTGGCGACCAACCCTTTGGTTGTTTAGCTTATTGGCACTTACAACGGTTACACTTTTAAGACCAGGCTTGCCTTGGGTTCGTAAACTTATACCTATAGCTTGGATAAGTGCAGTTCCAGTAGGGATCTATCTTCTTTCTGGTGGTCTTGGGCTATTGCCTATTTCTAGTAGATATTGGGGTGGTTTGACTCTTACACTTTTTTTGATGGCATCTAGTGCATTAATAGCTTTTCCTTTGGGAATGATTTTTGCAATTGGAAGACAAAGTGAACACTTTTTAATTAAATATTTAAGTGCAATATATATAGATACTTTACGAGCTATCCCTTTAATCGCGATTTTATTTTTTGGTCAGCTTTTAATACCTTTATTTCTCCCTTTTGGATTAGAAATAAATAGAGTCCTTAGGGCTGTAATAGCTTTTGCTTTATTCGTTTCGGCTTATGTGGCAGAGGATATACGCGGAGGCTTGCAGGCGATCCCTACTAGTCAAATAGAGGCGGCAAAAGCCCTTGGATTAACTGATTTTCAAATTAAGCAATTCATTGTTCTTCCTCAGGCTATAACTATCGCAATACCTGCTCTTGCAAATCAAGCTATAGGACTTCTTCAGAACACTTCTTTAATGGCAATATTGGGATTAGTGGAATTACTTGGTATTAGTAGAAGTATACTTGCTAACCCTGAGTTCATCGGCCGTTATGTAGAGGTCTATGTATGGCTTGCTTTAATCTATTGGCTTGTATGCACCGTTATAGCTATTCTCTCTAGACATATTGAACAGAGAATGAAGATTGGAAAATCTCACTCTTAA